In Juglans regia cultivar Chandler chromosome 13, Walnut 2.0, whole genome shotgun sequence, the DNA window TCTTGAACAAGGGGAAGAAAACCATTTCAACCCGCACGAGGTCCCAAACCCATTTGTGGTCATTTCCAAGATTTCTGTTGAGACAACTGTACCCTTTGCCTTACCAAATACAACAACCTTCTAGAATGGATGAGAATATTCAAGAAGATTCGGTCTGTAAACAGAAACAATGATGTGGCACAATTCTGTTATGATTTACTTTTCTATTTCCTAATTTAGAAAAGGCATGAAAGGTAGTGGCTAGTCAAATAGATTCTATTTCCTGCAATTCCAGTAGTGAACTTTCATCAAACACGTCTTGTGcaaattattctttaaatatgGTATCAGTCTGGTCTATACTTGTCGTCGCAAACTAAGTATGTTACTGATTTGTTACTACTTACTGGTAGGATCAACTCCAAGGTTGTGGCAACACCTATGTTAGTTTCTGAAAAATTAACTTCCTTAGATGAATCAACCTTTGACGATCCTCATTGGTATTGTAGTGTTGTAGGAAGTCTTCAATACCTTGCCTGTAAATCATATTTGTCAATTTATGCATTGTTCACGCCTTCTCCACTAGATGgcttttaaacatattttcagGTATCTTAATAACACTCGCAATTTTGGTTTATGCTTTTCTCCATCTTCTACTTATACTCTTGATGCCTTCTTGATGTCGACTGGCCGGTTATCCTGATGATCGTCGCTCCACATGAGGTTTTTGTATTTACTTTGGTactcatttaatttctttggCTTCTAAGAAACAATCTATTGTTGCTCAATCTTCTACTGAAATCGAGTACAAATTTGTTGCTAATACTGCATGTGAAGTTATTTGGTTGCAATCATTATTAAAAGGACTTGGAATTCAGCCCTCTAATCCACCAACATTTTGATGTGACAATCTTGGTGACAcctatatttttctcaatctaGTTCTACATTCAAGGACAAAGCATGTGGAATGAGACTATCATTTTGTTCGGGAGAGAGTTGAGGCCAAATCCTTACAAGTATCTTTCATTTCAAGCAAAGATCAGATTGCTGATATCATGACTAAACCACTTTATTTTCCTCAATTCACACAGTTTTGATCAAACCTCACCTTTGTTCCAGTGATGCATGGATCGCGAGGGATGTTGAGACAACTGTACCCTCTGCTTTATCAAAATACCACTCACAACAACCTTCTGGAATAGATGAGAATATTCAACTAGATTCGGTTTGTAAACAGAAACAATGATGTGGCACAATTATGTTAAGATTtactttttctatatatactCTGTACTGTGCAATGTAAAAGGCATGAAAGGTAGTGGCTAGTCGAATAGACTCTGTTTCTTACAATTCCAGTAGTGAACTTTCATCAAACACGTCTAGTGCAAATTATTCTTTCAACAATTTCCATGAAAAACActacatttcatttcaatatttCTTCCTAATCGattctaagatttttgtaaaactCACTAGTGAGTTAAATTATCTTAGTTTTTTGGGTTTAGATTTTCTTAGTTTCTTAACAAATTGATTTGCGATTATCCCCATACTATGCATTTTGCCATGCATTTGTTTCTTACTTGGAACTCTGTTTTTTGCTATGCATTTTGTTATGTATTTGTTTCTTGATTTGCGATTATTCTCATACTATGCATTTGATTCATTGTAAGGAATTACAGTGACATTTTGCGAAACTAGGCACAATTATATGTTCTTTATATGGAAGGTTTAGGAAATTAGACAAGCGGTTGatattggttttcaaaattgaaCTTAGAAAGCATTATAAAATCTCATTGAagtttttccaagaaattgaTCTGTATGATATAGATTATAGATCTATTTGGTACACAACTGGTTCATTTACGTGCTATAATTAGATTGTATCTCGTCATTGTGTTAAAAATAACTTTGAGATTGACAGAGAAAGACAAACAATGACCAAATCTATAACTTTGTAATTCCTTGCATGCTAACATATTGTGATGTTTCCATCCCCATATTACACAATGGCATTGTATTTATCTGTCAATTTATTCTATGGGAATTAGATTTGGATTGAGATTTATATTCAAAGAGGTTATATTGAGCCTAATGCTTTTAATAATAGCTATTTAAAGTAGATTGAGAATGATAGTGAGTCATCTGGCCGTGTAATGACTCCTCTAATTATTTGTACATTCACATGTATAGGCGCTCGTGAATTATGTCTATAGCTTTTGTTAAGCATCAATACTTCTTAAGCTTTTTTGTTTACACATAATTCTTACAagattgttttatttctttagttGTGTACATGGGCAGTATACATGATTAGTTATGCAAATAATTCTGGACTATGTGGGAATTGTGAAGGGagtagtttcattttttttttcttttttgcctttgatctctctccctctatctctctctccacacacatgtatatatgtacatatttttaaatataaagacaGACACACACAGGTTATAttgcttttaattttgagaagTTGCTCCTATGATTCTCAGTATTCATCAAACCTCAATTGAACATGATGTGCTTTGTGactcttaaagaaaaattagattcctttatcaaaattcaatctAGGTTCATAATGAAGTCATGAAGTAGAACTACACAAATGCATGTTCTACTAATTTATAGTGTAACTATGTTATACGCATTAGGTCCCCCATTCTTAAAACCATGATGTGTGGAAGCTTTTGCACTTAAACATGGAGTTTGTAATGCAACCCTTTTGTTGGAGAGGCTAACAAGTGgcatttcattgattttgtAGTAGGAAATTATGTTGTGGAGCATCTCTTGGCAATTTCTTACGATTTCGAGTTTTGTAAAactttaattagtaatttgacTAGCTACTGCTACTGAAGTTGGTGAAAATTTGACTAACTACTGTCCCTAAAGTTGGGTAGCAACTGATTTATGAAATGTTTTTATGGTTCCAACAacaggttttgttttgttggtttgaTAGTTGCTGAAATTGGTGGATTTCTCAACTTTTGATTCAAATGTTGGTAGAGATGTTGTTGAATTTGATTTGTGATAGGTATTTTGTGAAGATTAAATGTGTGTTtgcaaaatattgaaaaaaaaatttaattaatattaaaatatataatattttattattatttggactTTGGGATAACTAGTTTAATATGGACTAATCTAactaaaaattcatattatGGCCAAAAGATaacattctagctaaattttaaatttggcaATGCCAGTACTCTTAATTCTCTATAATAACAATGGATTTCATACCCATTTCAACAATTTAAGCTATTTCTCAGAATTCACTTTGATTTTGGTAAATTTCATTTTGAGATATCTCCCCAACTCATTTCGAAGACACTAGGTATATAATCGttggttttttttcccaagaaaaAAAGTACGGTTTGGTGTTCTTGTTCACCGTTTTATAACCAAAATGATCTTTAatcaatatcacatttttttatatttgcctATTTCGATAAATTCAAtctctatattaaattaatctTTCACTCTCTATATTTGATAAACCAATTATAATTCTCTATATTTAGccaatcactataataaaaatctaaattattttaaagatattcaatctaatataaagttttttttacacaaattatttaaattttaaccatCTTTCAATTTTTGCCAAGCCAACGAACATGCTCATATAGTTAGGTTTGTGATCTTCAGCTCGCGGCAAGGAAAACAAATCTTCACTGGTCAGTATTCTTGTCCCAACAAATCTTCACAGTTTGTGGCTTTAATGGTAGACAGAAGTAAGGTTCGGTGTTCGTGTTCTGTTTGTGGCTTTAATGGTAGACAAAAGTAAGGTTCGGTGTTCGTGTTCTTCAATCTCATTTTCCCAAGAAATAAGATTTCAACTGCTGCTGtctgaaaacaaaaatttctaaggcttcgtttggaatcacaattcctctcaactaatctcaactcatcattataattttttcaaattccaacataaaatataataaacaattcaacttttttaaatcttaaaataataataataataataaataatattctaacaatattttattatctcaactcaactcaactcacttcaacgtcTAAACGCAATCTAAATTCCCCGCCCGCCCAAAACAGATTTCATCTGCTGTTGCCTTTAATGAAAGGCGATCGTTTCATTtgagaaattgattttcaatactttgcttcattattttcattagtcgaatatagtttatttaaataaaataattttttatgaatttcttaTATCACTGAGCTTTTGCATTTCCCAatcttcaataaaattttgtttaggATAAAAATTATAGCGCGCCTGAGATTTAAAGGAGTTTTTAGTTTTTCCAGTCAGTCAATACCTACACATTTGAAAAACAACGCccccttttccttttcccaaACACTTCCTCGGAAACCAAACAACAGCAAGTACCTCTGGTAATGACTTTAGATAACATCTCGAGAGATTCAAGACTCTTTTCGCACAGAATAATATGAACTTAAATAGTCATGTTGGTTCATTTCTCGATTCAGTGACATGTCAAAGAATTAAGCCCGATACAATGAACCCCCCAATTTTAATTGACCAAGACACGACCCTAATTCTAAGCCATCTAATTATTACAGAAACTCAAACCTCCTTAGCCCCCAAAGCCGTAGAGGGTTCTGCCCTGCCGCTTCAAGGCATAGACGACGTCCATGGCGGTTACAGTCTTGCGGCGAGCATGCTCTGTGTAGGTAACGGCGTCGCGGATCACGTTCTCGAGGAAGATCTTGAGAACGCCACGAGTCTCCTCGTAGATGAGGCCGCTGATGCGCTTGACTCCACCACGCCTCGCGAGTCGTCGTATAGCGGGCTTGGTGATGCCCTGGATGTTGTCCCTCAGTACCTTACGGTGCCGTTTCGCACCTCCCTTTCCCAATCCCTTGCCTCCCTTCCCTCTTCCTGACATCTTCTCCTACTTGCTCTCTATTCTGCGTCTCTTCGGCATTTACAGTGAAGATTGAAGGTTTTTATAGGGGGCGATGTGCTGTGGTGGCCGTTGGATGAGGCCTTAATCCGCGTGACGAATACGTAttgaatgtgattggtgggaaaTGATTTTGGCGGACTGACACGgctaaaatgatttttgaatgtTGAAAATAACCGAGCGCAAAATTTGCCCGAATTTTGGGCAAATTTTGGGCCGTTGATCGTCTTATCTGGACGACCAACGGGTAATTATAACAATTTTCATTCCAGACCCAATAAACTTAAGGGCCCAAAACCCCAACCCATCCACTCAGAATTATACCACGACGGTGCCAATGGCAGCAACTCTCGCGTATATGACACTATACCTAATACCCGTTATGTTTAGTTAATTGGGGATTAGGGGACGTGATTAAATTATTATTGCTAAATACATTCTGTAGTATGTAAATCTCGCAcactcttattaaaaaaatgggaactattattaaaacaacTCCTCATGTAGATCATAAATTTGTccacctttttttaaaataaatgcacGAGTCTCACACACTTtattactttaaaataattttgttctcAAGTCAGTATATAGAGTAATCTATatacctaataaaatatttatatgaaataatttcattttgaatataaattttaaattttacaaatcaaaactTATAATTTAAGTGATATAGATTATTCACACCGACTCGATAATAGAATCAATAGTTACTATATAAGAAAATCTGTTTAGcacacatattttttaacacatCTATGATGTGAAAGCCTTCACAACGTCAACTATGCTAAAaaaatgattcatttttttaattttatttttaagttataatggGTTTTGGCGTGTTGCACAGCAAACTTTTTTGTAGCAAAGCTGTGTCTGTATTAGCCATTACCTTGGGAGAGAATCAGAGATACATGCatagtttgaaattttgaatgtAGAGATGGCTCATGAAAATGGTAACACAATAATTATGGTGCATGCCCATGATCGATATGGACATCCATCCTTTTGTAAAGCGACCATAATCATTATTATCCATTCGTATCGACAACCATCCCTCGTTTTGAGTTGATTTCCAGaggtttcatttttattgtattgtattgtattgtatttctttcttaatttaataTGCTCGGATgtgatcatttttcttaatatgttGGTTCAAATTTAGCTGTTTTGAGTTccgcaaaataataaaaaattaactgttacaaatacaaataaattatacaaaaataaattcataaatttatgtGACTTCACGTGATGCGCtagatctactttatattataaataattttataatctaacatattgcatcaagtcacgtcagtttgaatatttatttttgtataaccCCTTTGTGactaaagataaataattaaaaaataattgctataaatacaaataaattacacaaaaataaactcacaaattcacGTATTGTGCTAGATCCACTTTAcattaaaattaacttttcAATTTAACGTATTGTATTAAGCtatgtcaatttgtaaatttatttttatggttaaaGTATTTTCCGTTAAagtaatacaataaaaaataactaaaccaTTACAAGTCAAACGATGCATTTCAATAAAAAACAAGTAACTGAAAATTCATACGATCAATCATAAATATTCGAACATGGTTGTGGTGTATGTGTGTCTTTTTAATGCctacaatttataaatataaattatttacaattgtTTGATGAATTATTTGGTCTAATcgtagagaaaatataaatatcatatgaGCCATACAATTTCCAATTTTTTAACAGAATAAACAAATAGAGACATTTAATAACGTGTCTATTTTTTCCCCATCCGAATCATTTACTTCAAATGAACAATTAGAGAGAATCTctattcaaatattataatatgaatatTGGAAGTCCATGTCATTAGTCGAGTTAAAAgcccatatataattttaagaagttgaaattcacataaaaattatacacttacaataataatatgcaaattaaattactaaacaTTTATATTATCTAAAAATTACCATAAAATTAAACCGAAACAAAAGGAACATAAGACATTGTAATGTATGGTATGcgatataaaaatgataagcGTAATTTTTCTAGGTCAAAAGGGGTGAAGAGACCACTTTAGTTTTTGTTTCATATTCCTATTTGAGAATGAGAGCTAGTTGGACGTGCACACCACTATACTTTTTCAATAAGTTTTGCTAAATCTATGCAATTGTCACTATAATTAAAAGGTAATGGTATATGCAGTTGTAGAGTTTGTAAGTatcgtgtaatcgttttaaaaaatagtatgatttattattaacaaattattttttcatcgtATACTTTTTCAATAAGTTTTGCTAAATCTATGCAATTGTCACTATAATTAAAAGGTAATAGTATATGCAGTTGTAGAGTTCGTAAGTatcgtgtaatcgttttaaaaaatagtatgatttattattaacaaattatttttttatataaaacttatatttattcactttttcaaaatgattgtatgacATTTGTATAATTACAACTGtaactataatttttcataattaaaagcATCAAATGTAAAATGGGTGGGACTtgttctcttatttatttattgctatACCAAGGCTATATTACAATTTAATGATTTACTTTATTTTGcaagaataataattaattaataaaaaaaaagaatcataatGATTAGAGAATCTTAAGGCGTGGCATTTAGTGATCATGTTTGAAGCTCCGTG includes these proteins:
- the LOC109007017 gene encoding histone H4, encoding MSGRGKGGKGLGKGGAKRHRKVLRDNIQGITKPAIRRLARRGGVKRISGLIYEETRGVLKIFLENVIRDAVTYTEHARRKTVTAMDVVYALKRQGRTLYGFGG